The following are encoded together in the Hemicordylus capensis ecotype Gifberg chromosome 4, rHemCap1.1.pri, whole genome shotgun sequence genome:
- the LOC128323248 gene encoding mas-related G-protein coupled receptor member H-like gives MEYNTTSKENWNSVNESYPRESPEIDSIEISLRIIIGVVCTFGLVGNGTVIWLLGFRIKRNPFTTYILNLAVADFGLLISVALIILQPILPTYIFWIILDIFYDLFLVFYSIGQLLLTAISVDRCVSVLFPIWYRCHRPPPLSAFVCVLIWVLSCVFNGIPTILFLFGNNDFYSLDYQLLINAVLCLPLITISTLILFIRVCFKSQQHRRGRILIVVLLTLFFYLFFDFPFNVAFIIIEPLYSHRFRYFWECLHLITSLNSSVNPFIYFLVGRKKRSHSMEGVKVLLQRVFKEEEVPGAEEEPPLETLL, from the coding sequence ATGGAATATAATACAACTTCCAAGGAGAATTGGAACTCAGTTAATGAAAGCTATCCCAGGGAAAGTCCAGAAATAGACAGTATAGAAATTTCTCTCCGTATCATCATTGGCGTTGTCTGCACATTTGGACTTGTGGGGAATGGAACTGTCATCTGGCTTCTTGGCTTCCGCATTAAGAGGAATCCTTTCACCACCTATATCCTGAACTTGGCTGTGGCTGACTTTGGACTCCTTATATCTGTGGCTTTGATAATTTTACAACCAATATTACCTACTTATATTTTCTGGATTATTTTGGATATATTTTATGATCTTTTTCTAGTCTTTTACAGCATTGGTCAACTTTTACTGACAGCCATCAGTGTGGACAGGTGTGTGTCTGTCCTCTTCCCAATTTGGTATCGCTGCCACCGGCCACCACCATTGTCTGCCTTTGTCTGTGTGCTCATATGGGTCCTGTCTTGTGTATTTAATGGAATTCCCACCATTCTCTTTTTGTTTGGGAATAATGATTTTTATTCTCTCGATTATCAACTTCTTATAAATGCTGTTCTCTGCCTTCCACTCATCACTATTTCTACTTTGATACTATTCATCCGAGTCTGCTTTAAATCACAACAGCATAGACGGGGGAGAATCTTAATTGTTGTCCTTCTTACCCTCTTCTTTTATCTCTTCTTTGATTTTCCATTTAATGTTGCTTTCATAATTATTGAGCCTTTATATTCTCACAGATTCAGGTATTTCTGGGAATGCCTGCATTTAATCACCTCCTTAAACAGCAGTGTTAATCCGTTCATTTATTTCTTGGTTGGGAGAAAGAAGAGGAGTCACTCAATGGAAGGTGTGAAGGTCCTACTCCAGAGGGTTTTCAAGGAGGAAGAAGTCCCTGGAGCAGAAGAGGAACCACCATTAGAAACTCTGTTATGA